Proteins co-encoded in one Thamnophis elegans isolate rThaEle1 chromosome 1, rThaEle1.pri, whole genome shotgun sequence genomic window:
- the LOC116507043 gene encoding vomeronasal type-2 receptor 26-like, which yields MVTCPEETCPGENKIDYLLEDKLQRITVTGAITEVNKDLVLLPNITLGFHIYDNHQIEREIFLVSLSLFSTRGQMIPGYKCDRQDPLLSVIGGDNSKSSKQMASIFSIFKVPQWNWVGLIASEDDSGERFISSLMPMLKEKEICLAFTEKLKFDFLVSTKLHFFHIFKTWSKAEVIILFGDSNSITNVLVVMDVHERWTKTTFCKVWIITSHWKVSMMGSQDILKGINPFHGSLHFRDHTGDISEFTHFLLSLDPFNPQGDVFLPPWWEFVFNCKIYKPGGISPAQQRTCTGKENMKNLPMYAFETGMTVESYHIYNAVYALAHALHTTYDSGPQLALLRLGKRISKVQSWQRRRVPEGEQVCCYQCDACPEGTISNQTDAALCEPCPEDQYPNKDKDQCIAKKIHFLAYQDTLGYTLISLTLFLWVTTSAVVLIFYKHHNTPIVKANNRDLTYILLVSLLLCFLCSFLFIGQPGKITCLFQQSAFSILFSLAVSSVLAKTVMVVLAFMATKPGNKTRKLLGKPLTNSIVIACPLIQAVLCATWLITSPPFLNLDFHSLFREIILECKQGSAVMFYTVLSYLGLLALVSFSVAFLARKLPDSFNEAKFITFSMLVFCSVWISFLPTYLSTKGKSMVAVEIFSILASGGALLAFIFFPKCYIILLRPYLNCRENIVRNKNL from the exons ATGGTTACTTGTCCTGAAGAAACTTGTCCAGGAGAGAACAAAATTGATTACCTGCTAGAGGACAAATTGCAAAGGATTACAGTCACTGGAGCAa TCACAGAGGTCAACAAGGATCTGGTTCTCctccccaacatcacccttggcttccACATTTATGACAATCACCAGATTGAGAGGGAGATTTTCTTAGTCAGCCTCTCCCTGTTCTCCACAAGAGGCCAAATGATTCCGGGTTACAAATGTGACAGGCAGGACCCTCTGCTCTCTGTCATTGGAGGTGATAACTCCAAATCCTCAAagcagatggcctccatcttcagcatcttcaaggtcccacag tggaactgggttgggcttaTAGCTTCTGAAGATGACAGTGGAGAACGTTTCATCTCATCCCTGATGCCGatgctgaaggagaaggagatctgcctggccttcactgaAAAGTTGAAATTTGATTTTCTTGTTTCTACAAAgttgcatttttttcatattttcaagACTTGGTCAAAAGCTGAAGTAATTATTCTCTTTGGAGATTCTAATAGTATTACAAATGTACTGGTGGTAATGGATGTTCATGAACGATGGACAAAGACAACATTTTGCAAAGTTTGGATCATAACTTCCCATTGGAAAGTTAGTATGATGGGATCTCAAGACATATTGAAAGGTATAAATCCCTTCCATGGATCTTTGCATTTTAGGGACCACACTGGGGACATCTCAGAATTCACCCATTTCCTACTGTCTCTAGACCCTTTCAACCCACAAGGGGACGTCTTTCTCCCTCCATGGTGGGAATTTGTCTTTAACTGCAAGATCTACAAACCAGGTGGAATTTCTCCAGCCCAGCAAAGAACATGTACTGGAAAGGAGAACATGAAGAATCTGCCAATGTATGCATTTGAAACAGGCATGACAGTAGAAAGTTACCACATTTACAATGCAGTTTATGCTCTGGCACATGCATTACATACAACGTATGATTCAGGACCACAACTAGCCCTGCtgaggcttggaaagaggatctcaaaagtccagtcatggcag aggagaagagttccagagggcgAGCAGGTTTGCTGCTACCAGTGTGAtgcttgtccagaagggaccatttctaatcagacag atgcagctctCTGTGAACCCTGCCCAGAGGACCAATATCCaaacaaggacaaggaccaatgtattgccaagaagatccacttccttgcTTATCAAGACACACTAGGATACACTTTAATTTCTCTCACCCTTTTTCTCTGGGTGACCACATCTGCAGTTGTGCTGATTTTCTATAAACATCATAATACACCAAtcgtcaaggccaacaaccgagatctcacctacatcctcttggtctccctcctgctctgcttcctctgctccttcctcttcattggtcaacctggGAAGATCACCTGTCTCTTCCAACAGTCTGctttttccattctcttttcccttgcggtttcctctgtgttggcaaaaactgtcatggttgTTCTagccttcatggccaccaaaccagggaacaagacaaggaaactcttgggaaaaccactgaccaactccattgtcataGCCTGTCCCCTGATACAAGCAGttctttgtgccacctggctgATAACCTCTCCTCCATTTCTTAACTTGGACTTCCACTCCTTGTTTAGAGAGATCATCTTGGAATGTAAGCAAGGCTCAGCTGTAATGTTTTACACTGTCCTCTCCTATCTAGGTCTTTTGGCCCTTGTCAGTTTCTCAGTGGCGTTTctagctaggaaattgcctgatagctttaatgaagccaagttcattacttttagtatgctggtcttttgcagtgtttggatcagcttcctccccacctacctgagcaccaaagggaagtccatggtggctgtggagatcttctctattTTGGCCTCTGGAGGTGCTCTCTTGGCTtttatctttttccccaaatgctacattattctgCTGAGGCCATATCTaaattgtagagaaaatatagtaagaaacaaaaatctcTAG